From one Spiroplasma endosymbiont of Panorpa germanica genomic stretch:
- a CDS encoding riboflavin kinase, whose translation MSRVTYFNPYNRMLHHLDPNVTLVADFANWTNYHDEKIKELVDYGKEKKLKTSITVFLTQTLEHNRIWAEHNIIKKFSDYDVDHLIFYCYYPTELFNSDPVKSIFYAMKLNLNTQAVLYDDSFKFYNHGVLDESKFDCLEGNFKYLKGRENPDILRLNNLLKSGKFKEFEDETGMQYEFSEFIKKGKQVGRKIGFPTINQEVDDKLPLEKGVFLSKVFVRGIEDKSFYGISDHWDNSDGKTMFETFILDFDQDIYGWQVRIVPLAYIRPNQKVDNLDQLKELIGEDLKTAKELIKKIN comes from the coding sequence ATGAGTAGAGTAACGTATTTTAATCCATATAACAGAATGTTGCACCATCTTGACCCCAATGTTACTTTGGTGGCAGATTTTGCAAACTGGACAAATTATCACGATGAAAAAATTAAGGAATTAGTTGATTATGGTAAGGAAAAAAAGCTAAAAACTTCTATAACAGTTTTTTTGACTCAAACTTTGGAACACAATAGAATTTGAGCAGAACACAATATTATTAAAAAATTTTCAGACTATGATGTTGATCACCTAATTTTTTATTGCTATTATCCAACAGAATTGTTTAATAGCGACCCTGTTAAAAGTATTTTTTATGCAATGAAGTTAAATTTAAATACACAAGCTGTTTTGTACGATGATAGTTTCAAATTTTATAATCATGGGGTTTTAGATGAATCTAAATTTGATTGTTTGGAAGGAAATTTTAAATATTTAAAGGGTCGAGAAAATCCCGATATCCTAAGATTAAATAATTTATTAAAATCTGGTAAATTCAAAGAGTTTGAAGATGAAACTGGAATGCAATATGAATTTAGTGAATTCATTAAAAAAGGTAAGCAAGTTGGTCGAAAAATTGGATTTCCAACAATCAATCAAGAAGTTGATGATAAATTACCACTAGAAAAAGGAGTATTTTTATCAAAGGTTTTTGTAAGAGGAATTGAAGATAAAAGTTTCTACGGAATTAGCGATCACTGAGATAATAGTGATGGTAAGACAATGTTTGAAACCTTTATTCTTGACTTTGATCAAGATATCTATGGTTGACAGGTAAGAATCGTTCCACTAGCTTATATTAGACCAAACCAGAAAGTTGATAATTTAGATCAATTGAAGGAATTAATCGGCGAGGACTTAAAAACCGCTAAAGAGTTAATCAAAAAAATAAACTAA
- a CDS encoding ROK family protein, whose product MQSNILSIDLGGTSAKVGVVNQKGEVLLNFIVENDMNNILDNLYQKIIKTLKEDKFKYEDLELIGFSTAGFIDHGEGIVRIAGNLNWFDFDLKTEAEKIFKKKVLVLNDANAAALGEFWIGSGKKYNSVIFYTLGTGIGGSIIINGQLIQGQHGYAGEFGHGGDMQHEIDCNCGLKHCLEPTTSAVGLSKAIKKFWKENPDHSTIKYFKNLDEVEMKDIAKVYQENKFPQDLKNLIITIYKPLLNHMAIMTKALDPEAILIGGGGSKMGDPLVDIIKSGLKPLLLPVYSADLKIQTAQLGNDAGIIGASYYAIQNKDK is encoded by the coding sequence ATGCAAAGTAATATATTATCAATTGATCTTGGGGGAACTAGTGCCAAGGTCGGAGTCGTTAATCAAAAGGGCGAGGTTCTTTTAAATTTTATTGTTGAAAATGATATGAATAACATTTTAGATAATTTGTATCAAAAAATTATTAAGACTTTAAAAGAAGACAAATTTAAATATGAAGATTTAGAATTAATAGGTTTTTCAACAGCTGGTTTTATAGATCATGGTGAAGGAATTGTTAGAATAGCTGGTAATTTAAACTGATTCGATTTTGATTTAAAAACTGAAGCTGAGAAAATTTTCAAAAAAAAGGTGCTGGTTCTTAATGATGCCAACGCTGCTGCATTAGGTGAGTTTTGAATTGGTTCAGGTAAAAAATATAATTCTGTAATTTTTTATACTCTTGGAACCGGGATCGGGGGTTCTATTATCATTAATGGTCAATTAATTCAAGGCCAGCACGGGTATGCAGGAGAATTTGGTCATGGTGGAGATATGCAACATGAGATTGATTGTAATTGCGGATTGAAACATTGTCTAGAACCAACAACTAGTGCTGTGGGTTTAAGTAAAGCAATTAAGAAATTTTGAAAAGAAAATCCTGACCATAGTACCATTAAATATTTCAAGAATCTTGATGAAGTTGAAATGAAAGATATCGCTAAGGTGTATCAAGAAAATAAATTTCCACAAGACTTAAAAAATTTAATTATCACCATTTATAAACCACTTCTAAATCATATGGCGATAATGACAAAAGCTCTAGATCCAGAAGCAATTTTAATTGGTGGAGGAGGTAGCAAGATGGGCGACCCTTTAGTTGATATTATCAAAAGTGGTTTAAAACCCTTGCTACTTCCAGTTTATTCAGCTGATTTAAAAATCCAAACTGCACAATTGGGTAACGATGCTGGAATAATTGGAGCATCATATTACGCAATTCAAAATAAGGACAAATAA
- the xseA gene encoding exodeoxyribonuclease VII large subunit has product MEEKTFSVTQLNSFIKKNLESNEYLKNINVTGELSNLTFNKSGHIYFSIKDEGAAISCMIWKDKSNIFKSLDPKDGMKLTVTGRVTYYVPGGKTNFEVVDVKLDGLGKLHLIFNERKNQLENLGWFDKSIKKQIPRFPKNLGIITASTGAAVQDLIRAVSRRFPQVNIFVFPALVQGEQAQFDIAQKIKQANSFSTKLDTLIIGRGGGSYEDLWTFNEMPVLEAIRESKIPTISAVGHEPDFTLSDYVADMRAATPTAAGEVATPSIDELRRAFISFESQITKSIIKKHNDFKRELQMYYNLIKKTFKNKVINSENNFNLISNNLIQVVNSKIKNIDDFLNNALTKQKSMILKKIEISEINLSHFNEKILLLNPLKPLDNGFAIIRDFNNNLIKNTTSLKNNKSISIEMKDGIFKTKIDEMEK; this is encoded by the coding sequence ATGGAAGAGAAAACTTTTTCAGTAACTCAATTGAATAGTTTTATTAAAAAAAATCTAGAATCAAACGAATACCTGAAAAATATTAATGTAACAGGTGAACTTAGCAATTTAACTTTCAATAAATCTGGGCATATTTATTTTTCAATTAAAGACGAAGGCGCCGCAATTTCTTGCATGATTTGAAAAGATAAATCAAATATTTTTAAATCTCTTGATCCGAAGGATGGGATGAAATTAACCGTTACAGGAAGAGTTACTTACTATGTTCCTGGAGGGAAAACGAATTTTGAAGTAGTTGATGTTAAACTTGATGGTTTGGGAAAATTGCACCTAATTTTCAATGAGAGAAAAAATCAGTTAGAAAATCTTGGTTGGTTTGACAAATCAATAAAAAAACAAATTCCCAGATTTCCAAAAAACTTAGGAATTATAACAGCAAGCACAGGGGCAGCGGTCCAAGATCTTATTAGAGCTGTTTCTAGAAGATTTCCTCAGGTAAATATTTTTGTATTTCCTGCACTAGTACAAGGTGAGCAAGCTCAATTTGATATTGCTCAAAAAATAAAACAAGCTAATTCATTTTCAACCAAACTTGACACATTAATAATTGGTAGAGGTGGAGGTAGTTATGAGGACTTATGGACTTTTAATGAAATGCCAGTCCTTGAAGCAATTAGAGAATCTAAAATACCAACAATTTCAGCGGTAGGTCATGAACCAGATTTTACTCTATCAGATTATGTGGCTGATATGCGAGCTGCAACACCAACAGCTGCTGGTGAAGTCGCAACACCAAGCATTGATGAATTAAGAAGGGCTTTTATTAGCTTTGAATCTCAAATTACTAAAAGCATAATTAAGAAGCACAATGATTTTAAAAGAGAACTTCAGATGTATTATAATTTGATCAAGAAAACTTTTAAAAATAAAGTTATTAATTCAGAAAATAATTTTAATTTGATTTCAAACAATCTTATTCAAGTGGTTAATTCAAAAATTAAAAATATCGATGATTTTTTAAATAACGCTTTAACTAAGCAGAAGTCAATGATATTAAAAAAAATCGAGATTAGCGAAATTAATTTAAGTCATTTTAATGAGAAGATATTATTGTTAAATCCACTAAAACCTTTAGACAATGGTTTTGCCATAATAAGAGACTTTAATAATAATTTAATCAAGAATACTACTTCTTTAAAAAATAACAAAAGCATATCAATAGAAATGAAAGACGGAATTTTTAAAACAAAAATAGACGAAATGGAGAAATAA
- a CDS encoding DUF896 domain-containing protein: MEKLIKRINELSAISKSRDLTNEETNERKQLREAYIINFREGFKQKLDNLKIVDADGNDITPKHKSKNINKE; the protein is encoded by the coding sequence ATGGAGAAGTTAATTAAAAGAATTAATGAACTAAGTGCAATAAGTAAATCAAGAGATTTGACTAATGAAGAAACTAATGAACGAAAGCAATTAAGAGAAGCTTACATAATTAATTTTCGAGAAGGATTCAAACAAAAACTTGATAACTTAAAAATTGTTGATGCTGATGGTAATGATATAACCCCAAAGCATAAGAGTAAAAACATTAATAAAGAATAA
- a CDS encoding SDR family oxidoreductase has product MSKEKNNKPLIAITGASSGIGLACAKIFESQGYPLLLMARRVELIEELDLKNSIAVKLDVRDFGEFKKAIQIGEKTYGPVDLLINNAGVMPVDWFISQDHSEKMDMIDINLKGVINGMDCVLENMTKRKHGTIINVGSVAGRWTSDWRAVYNASKFGVHALTEAVRREVSDSGVRISLIAPAIVDTNLLNTSTNLEIVEKYKTMKKKINNGLSSEEIAQQINYIYSLPQHIAIKELVISHVNQKI; this is encoded by the coding sequence GTGAGTAAAGAAAAAAATAACAAACCTTTAATTGCAATAACTGGTGCCAGCAGCGGTATTGGTTTAGCTTGTGCAAAAATTTTTGAAAGTCAAGGTTACCCCTTACTTTTAATGGCTCGTAGAGTGGAATTAATCGAAGAATTGGATCTAAAAAACTCAATTGCTGTTAAATTAGATGTCAGAGACTTTGGAGAATTCAAAAAAGCAATTCAAATCGGAGAAAAAACATACGGTCCAGTTGATTTGCTAATAAATAATGCGGGAGTTATGCCTGTTGATTGATTTATAAGTCAAGATCATAGCGAGAAAATGGATATGATAGACATTAATTTAAAAGGTGTAATCAATGGAATGGACTGTGTTCTTGAAAATATGACTAAACGCAAACACGGAACAATAATAAATGTTGGATCGGTTGCAGGTAGATGAACTAGCGATTGAAGAGCTGTTTATAACGCTTCAAAATTTGGAGTTCACGCTCTAACAGAGGCCGTAAGAAGAGAAGTTAGTGATTCAGGAGTTAGAATTAGTCTAATTGCACCAGCGATAGTTGATACAAACCTTTTAAATACAAGCACCAATTTAGAAATTGTTGAAAAATACAAAACAATGAAGAAAAAAATTAATAACGGTTTGTCAAGCGAAGAAATTGCTCAACAAATTAATTATATCTATAGTCTGCCTCAGCACATAGCAATAAAAGAATTAGTTATATCTCATGTAAATCAAAAAATATAA
- a CDS encoding deoxyribonuclease IV, which produces MLLGCHVSMNKPGKYLLGSLQEAIDANANTFMIFTGAPQNTRRTPVEELNIPEFQESLKKNDIDINNLIVHGPYTINLANSLKEETYNFGVKSLKEEIKRVSAIGIKTLVLHPGSSLGAPLNQALDQLIKGLNEVITPDQGVRIALETMAGKGNEVCTKFEDFKYVIDRVNNPELVGVCFDTCHLHDAGYKVRDNFNQVVDEFDKIVGMNKLFAVHLNDSLNDIESHKDRHANIGYGKIGFDSLLKVIEHPKLSAIPIVLETPWVGNKNPYNLEIKMLRNRKFEDNFPELLV; this is translated from the coding sequence TTGTTATTGGGCTGTCATGTTAGTATGAACAAACCAGGGAAATATCTGTTAGGTTCTTTGCAAGAAGCAATTGATGCTAATGCCAACACTTTTATGATATTCACAGGAGCTCCCCAAAACACAAGAAGAACTCCGGTTGAGGAATTGAATATCCCAGAATTTCAAGAATCTCTGAAAAAAAACGATATCGACATCAATAATTTAATTGTTCACGGACCGTATACAATTAATTTAGCTAATTCCTTAAAGGAAGAGACCTATAATTTTGGGGTTAAATCATTAAAAGAAGAAATTAAAAGGGTATCTGCAATTGGAATTAAAACTCTGGTTCTTCATCCCGGAAGTTCGTTAGGAGCTCCATTAAATCAGGCGTTAGATCAGTTAATTAAAGGTCTCAATGAGGTTATAACTCCCGATCAAGGAGTAAGAATAGCTCTTGAAACAATGGCTGGTAAAGGAAATGAAGTTTGCACTAAATTTGAAGATTTTAAGTATGTCATTGATAGAGTAAACAATCCTGAATTGGTGGGAGTTTGTTTTGATACTTGCCATTTACATGATGCAGGATACAAGGTTAGAGATAACTTTAATCAAGTCGTGGATGAATTTGATAAAATTGTTGGAATGAATAAACTTTTTGCTGTACACTTAAATGATTCTTTAAATGATATAGAAAGTCACAAAGATCGTCATGCCAATATTGGTTATGGTAAAATCGGCTTTGATTCCTTGTTGAAAGTAATTGAACACCCGAAATTAAGCGCGATTCCAATTGTTCTTGAAACTCCATGAGTTGGAAATAAAAACCCATATAATTTGGAGATAAAAATGTTGAGAAATAGGAAATTTGAAGATAATTTCCCAGAATTATTAGTCTAA
- the plsY gene encoding glycerol-3-phosphate 1-O-acyltransferase PlsY, whose protein sequence is MILGTFLASLLAYLIGSISFSIVFVRFKTGGDVRRHGSNNAGATNASRILGKKWGLFIVFLDLVKVVVAAFVALGISAIPHPLFSKTSLFIPALFALIGHCYPIYYKFKGGKAVSCFIGLILVANGFYAVIFTIIWWTTIFVFRKISISSLAATIGVLILAWVPQISSLSNFSINGDDFIKIYFQDDFVSRQTWMNYFHNLVNSQGEPFFESWLMINITVTIGGVILITKHRSNIQRLFKGTEPYYFKYGQKTKRINVNADTNQDSKVDQADLKQNKKVQIKKGNSPF, encoded by the coding sequence ATGATATTAGGTACGTTTTTAGCAAGTTTGCTAGCTTATCTTATTGGAAGCATTAGTTTTTCTATTGTTTTTGTTAGATTTAAGACTGGTGGAGATGTCAGAAGACATGGTAGCAACAATGCGGGGGCAACGAACGCAAGTAGAATCTTGGGGAAAAAATGAGGATTATTTATTGTTTTCCTAGATTTAGTTAAGGTGGTTGTGGCAGCTTTTGTTGCATTAGGTATTAGCGCTATTCCTCACCCGCTATTTTCAAAAACTTCATTATTTATACCAGCACTTTTTGCACTAATAGGACATTGCTACCCTATTTACTATAAATTTAAGGGTGGTAAGGCTGTTAGTTGTTTTATTGGATTAATTCTGGTTGCCAATGGATTTTATGCAGTAATATTCACAATTATTTGATGAACAACAATTTTTGTATTTCGTAAAATTAGCATTTCATCATTAGCAGCAACGATCGGGGTTTTAATATTAGCTTGAGTTCCTCAAATTTCGAGCTTATCAAATTTTAGTATTAATGGGGATGATTTTATAAAAATTTATTTCCAAGATGATTTTGTAAGCAGACAAACTTGAATGAACTACTTCCACAATTTAGTTAATTCACAAGGAGAACCTTTCTTTGAAAGTTGATTAATGATTAACATAACAGTTACAATCGGTGGAGTTATTTTAATTACTAAGCATCGTTCAAACATTCAAAGATTATTTAAAGGTACTGAACCATATTACTTTAAATATGGTCAAAAAACAAAAAGAATTAATGTTAATGCAGATACTAATCAAGATTCAAAAGTAGATCAAGCCGATCTAAAACAAAATAAAAAAGTTCAAATCAAAAAAGGTAATTCACCATTCTAA
- the tkt gene encoding transketolase produces MVNNKSNKFLNSLRILGVEAVNKANSGHPGIILGSAPIVYELYTRHININPKDSKWFNRDRFVLSAGHGSGLLYSILHLTGHNLSIEDMKNFRQLHSLTPGHPEYGMTDGVEVTTGPLGQGLASAVGMAISEKHLAGKFNKPKFDIVDHFTYVLVGDGDLQEGISQEAISFAGNYGLNKLIVFHDSNDIQLDGPVNIAQSEKMQDRFKAANWETILVTDGEDLAQISQAIIKAKKSNKPTYIEVKTIIGLGATKQGTSAVHGEPVRDDLVNVKKYYNWENDAFHIDKDIYEHYNETVALRGAKTQEKWNQLLKDYEKSFPNEFREFKNALSKNYQVGEKDFVAMIPTKPQATRVSSGQILDKISQLVPSFIGGSADLTTSTKAKGLDGNFENKNLTGRNIMYGVREFGMTAFNNGIAAHGGLLPFAGGFFVFSDYMKPAIRLAALMNLQSFYIFTHDSVAVGEDGPTHEPVEQLAMLRSIPGLNVFRPADFKETYASYLTALEDKKHPSAFILTRQDLEEIENSNVLENVKKGAYLIRESKDPKITLIATGSEVNLAIKVREQIEKTQKIGVNVVSMPSMNLFDKQPNSYKQKIINKNTQRFSIEMGSTFGWGKYLGDNGYSFGIDEFGHSAPGDLVIKEFGFTVENLCKEIIKKVNN; encoded by the coding sequence ATGGTAAACAATAAGAGTAACAAATTTTTAAACAGTTTAAGAATTTTAGGAGTTGAGGCAGTTAACAAAGCTAATTCTGGACACCCTGGAATTATCCTTGGTTCAGCACCAATAGTATATGAATTGTATACAAGACATATTAACATAAACCCAAAAGATTCAAAATGATTTAATCGCGATCGTTTTGTTCTTTCAGCAGGTCACGGAAGTGGTTTGTTGTACTCGATACTACATTTAACAGGTCATAATCTTTCAATCGAAGATATGAAAAATTTTAGACAACTACACTCACTAACACCAGGTCACCCAGAATATGGAATGACTGATGGGGTTGAGGTTACAACAGGTCCTTTAGGTCAAGGTTTAGCTAGTGCTGTGGGAATGGCTATTAGTGAAAAACATTTAGCTGGAAAATTTAACAAACCTAAGTTTGACATTGTTGATCACTTTACATATGTACTAGTTGGAGATGGTGATTTACAAGAGGGTATTTCACAGGAAGCAATTTCTTTTGCTGGAAACTATGGTTTGAATAAGCTAATTGTCTTTCACGATTCAAATGATATTCAACTAGATGGTCCGGTTAACATTGCTCAATCTGAAAAAATGCAAGATCGTTTTAAAGCCGCAAACTGAGAAACAATTTTAGTAACAGATGGTGAAGACTTAGCTCAAATAAGTCAAGCAATCATAAAAGCTAAGAAATCAAATAAACCAACTTATATTGAAGTGAAAACTATTATTGGTCTGGGAGCTACCAAACAAGGGACTAGTGCAGTTCATGGTGAGCCCGTTAGAGATGACTTGGTTAATGTTAAAAAATACTATAACTGAGAAAATGATGCTTTTCACATTGACAAAGATATCTATGAACACTATAATGAGACAGTCGCTCTAAGAGGGGCTAAAACTCAAGAAAAATGAAATCAATTACTAAAAGATTATGAAAAATCTTTCCCAAATGAATTCAGGGAATTTAAAAACGCCTTAAGCAAAAATTATCAAGTTGGTGAAAAAGATTTTGTTGCAATGATTCCTACAAAACCACAAGCAACCAGAGTTTCTTCGGGTCAAATTTTAGACAAAATTTCACAATTAGTACCATCATTTATTGGTGGAAGTGCAGATTTAACCACATCAACAAAAGCAAAAGGATTAGATGGTAATTTTGAAAATAAAAATCTAACTGGAAGAAACATTATGTATGGGGTTAGAGAATTTGGAATGACAGCTTTTAACAACGGGATAGCTGCCCATGGTGGATTGTTGCCATTTGCAGGAGGATTCTTTGTCTTTTCTGACTATATGAAACCAGCAATTCGTCTTGCAGCTTTAATGAATTTACAAAGTTTTTATATTTTTACCCACGATTCAGTTGCCGTTGGAGAAGATGGTCCAACACACGAACCAGTAGAACAATTAGCAATGCTTCGTAGTATTCCAGGTCTTAATGTATTTAGACCAGCTGACTTTAAAGAAACTTACGCTTCGTATTTAACTGCCTTAGAGGATAAAAAACATCCAAGTGCATTTATTTTGACAAGACAAGATTTAGAAGAAATTGAAAATTCAAATGTTTTGGAAAATGTTAAAAAGGGCGCTTACCTAATCAGAGAATCAAAAGATCCTAAAATTACTTTGATCGCAACTGGTAGTGAAGTTAATTTAGCTATTAAAGTTAGAGAACAAATTGAAAAAACTCAAAAAATTGGGGTTAACGTTGTTTCAATGCCAAGTATGAATTTATTTGATAAACAACCCAATTCATATAAACAAAAAATAATTAATAAAAATACTCAAAGATTCTCAATTGAAATGGGTTCAACTTTTGGTTGAGGTAAATATTTAGGTGATAATGGTTATAGTTTTGGAATTGATGAATTTGGGCATTCAGCTCCTGGTGACTTAGTAATCAAGGAATTTGGATTTACTGTTGAAAATCTTTGCAAAGAAATAATTAAAAAAGTAAATAATTAA
- the yqeH gene encoding ribosome biogenesis GTPase YqeH, translating into MKFSSKNIENLNENKAVTSNSNGKKCIGCGHFLHVEDSKKPGYVKDIKIQDYCLRCFKIKYYNSLVEQEINDKDFIEILDNINKESKKIRYYYVIDIFDLPGSRITWLESLIASKEVVIVINKIDLMPKSVKREKILTYIKNLFSGTALKDSKIILSSSLKPAYVEELFNEIKKVDYDQYVVGISNAGKSSLINAMLKSNNQISSIVASRYVNTTLDRIKIEFNEKNTIFDTPGLVKHHHIANATPTTYWDFFFFTKEIYQKTYQLEAGQTIFYGGIAWITFQEGINPLNNHRSRNATNFHFYVNRNLPLHRTKALNAQNYFRKNRHYLAPRLSDNDAEFETKEFKFTNSENVDLHISGLGWVNFKTYPGLKISITVPKTNMGVKIHLLPALI; encoded by the coding sequence ATGAAATTCTCTAGTAAAAATATTGAAAATTTAAATGAAAATAAAGCCGTTACTTCAAATTCAAATGGTAAAAAATGTATTGGTTGTGGCCACTTTTTACATGTTGAGGATTCTAAAAAACCAGGATATGTTAAAGATATTAAGATTCAAGATTATTGTTTACGTTGCTTTAAAATTAAATACTATAATAGTTTAGTTGAACAAGAAATTAACGATAAGGACTTTATTGAAATTTTAGATAACATAAATAAAGAATCCAAAAAAATTCGTTACTACTACGTGATTGATATTTTTGACTTGCCTGGAAGTAGAATTACTTGATTGGAATCTTTGATAGCTAGCAAAGAGGTTGTTATTGTTATCAATAAAATTGATTTGATGCCAAAATCTGTAAAAAGAGAAAAAATATTAACTTATATAAAAAATTTATTCTCAGGAACTGCCTTGAAGGATTCAAAAATTATTTTATCAAGCTCACTAAAACCAGCTTATGTTGAAGAATTATTTAACGAAATTAAAAAAGTTGATTATGATCAGTATGTTGTTGGAATTTCCAATGCGGGTAAATCAAGTTTAATAAACGCAATGTTAAAGTCTAATAATCAGATTTCATCAATCGTTGCGAGTCGCTACGTTAATACAACTCTTGATCGCATTAAAATTGAGTTCAATGAAAAAAACACTATTTTTGATACACCAGGATTAGTTAAGCATCACCATATTGCCAATGCAACTCCTACTACTTATTGAGATTTCTTTTTCTTCACCAAAGAAATTTACCAAAAGACTTACCAATTAGAAGCGGGGCAAACAATTTTTTATGGTGGGATCGCTTGAATAACATTTCAAGAAGGTATTAATCCTTTAAATAATCATAGATCAAGAAACGCAACAAATTTTCACTTTTATGTAAATCGTAATTTACCATTACACCGAACCAAAGCTTTAAATGCGCAAAACTACTTTAGGAAAAATCGCCATTATTTAGCTCCAAGATTATCAGATAATGATGCTGAATTCGAAACCAAAGAATTCAAATTCACAAATTCTGAGAATGTGGATTTACACATTTCTGGATTAGGATGAGTTAATTTCAAAACTTATCCGGGACTAAAAATTTCAATAACTGTTCCAAAAACAAATATGGGTGTTAAAATACATTTGTTACCAGCACTAATTTAA
- a CDS encoding lipoprotein, with protein sequence MKKLLSILSVFSLTAAGGMSVIACAEHLTFVEYENARSIDKAWNISRNVIVGNVSIEANDEKKALEEIEEEIFNQTAIKFSNNNSSSKIVEIISKYKIVFYRTNREQSKILDGHFIGPMGLFDQNVKDGPLVNKESNFFVKFVGATDEDTTGFLQIFLVNRDKISVSDNQDSLSFPMGTFTEENPYPVGFTSNFFNSFNSSKPSDWNTSADNESLQLKRFKNGVTSEISNNLQKQYLIESFSKNGEAFNKNFDEFVSFLYTKENKEATEKLNIEMQTLLSNFQSKNVEEISKPIQIAGLWFSIFLDK encoded by the coding sequence ATGAAAAAATTATTAAGTATTTTATCAGTTTTTAGTTTAACAGCAGCTGGAGGAATGAGTGTAATAGCTTGTGCAGAACATCTTACATTTGTTGAATATGAAAATGCTAGATCAATAGATAAAGCTTGAAATATTAGTCGAAATGTTATTGTAGGTAACGTAAGCATCGAGGCCAATGATGAAAAAAAAGCTTTAGAAGAGATTGAAGAAGAGATTTTTAACCAAACTGCAATTAAATTTTCTAATAATAACTCATCAAGTAAAATTGTTGAAATAATTTCTAAATATAAAATAGTTTTTTATAGAACCAACAGGGAACAGTCAAAAATTCTAGATGGCCATTTTATTGGTCCAATGGGATTATTTGATCAAAACGTAAAAGATGGCCCTCTAGTTAACAAAGAAAGCAATTTCTTTGTAAAATTTGTAGGAGCCACTGATGAAGATACAACAGGTTTTTTACAAATATTTTTAGTTAATAGAGATAAGATTTCAGTTAGCGATAACCAAGATAGTTTAAGTTTTCCAATGGGTACATTTACTGAAGAAAACCCATATCCAGTTGGTTTTACTTCAAATTTTTTCAATTCATTTAATTCTTCAAAACCTTCTGATTGAAACACTTCAGCTGATAATGAAAGTCTACAACTTAAACGCTTTAAAAATGGAGTTACCTCAGAAATAAGCAATAATCTTCAAAAACAATATCTTATCGAAAGCTTTAGCAAAAATGGAGAAGCATTTAACAAAAATTTTGATGAGTTTGTTAGTTTTCTGTATACAAAAGAAAATAAAGAAGCAACTGAAAAATTAAATATAGAAATGCAAACATTGCTTTCAAATTTCCAAAGTAAAAATGTTGAGGAAATCTCAAAACCAATTCAAATAGCTGGTTTGTGATTCTCTATTTTCTTAGATAAATAA
- a CDS encoding transcription antitermination protein NusB, producing MEIQNTSLTARRKGLVQIIYRYYILNCDKQKILQEILDNFQLEFDDNAIQVALDLVKEIEAIEEVASLHLSKEWSWNRIPNIFKAIIVVGIYEIKFLKVAKAIIINEMVELARTYQPDLDSKFINAILDKVA from the coding sequence ATGGAGATTCAAAATACCAGTTTGACAGCAAGACGAAAAGGGTTAGTTCAAATAATTTATCGATATTACATTTTAAACTGTGACAAACAAAAAATATTGCAAGAAATTTTAGATAACTTTCAGCTTGAATTTGATGATAACGCAATTCAAGTAGCTCTTGATTTGGTTAAAGAAATTGAAGCGATTGAAGAGGTAGCTAGTTTGCATCTTTCAAAAGAATGGTCATGAAATAGAATTCCAAATATTTTCAAGGCAATTATAGTTGTCGGTATTTATGAAATAAAATTTTTAAAAGTTGCTAAGGCAATAATTATTAATGAAATGGTGGAACTGGCAAGAACTTATCAACCAGATCTTGACTCAAAATTTATTAATGCTATTTTAGATAAGGTAGCATAG
- a CDS encoding YneF family protein: MLEWYWVLILIILALVIGGFIGFLITKKIVKKQLKENPPINEAQIRAMYMSMGRKPSESDIKRTMNAVKKGA, encoded by the coding sequence ATGCTGGAGTGATATTGAGTATTAATTTTAATAATCTTAGCACTAGTAATTGGTGGTTTTATTGGTTTCTTAATTACAAAAAAAATTGTAAAAAAACAACTAAAGGAAAACCCGCCAATCAATGAAGCACAAATTCGTGCAATGTACATGAGTATGGGTAGAAAACCTAGTGAAAGTGACATAAAAAGAACAATGAACGCTGTTAAAAAAGGCGCGTAA